Part of the Triplophysa rosa linkage group LG21, Trosa_1v2, whole genome shotgun sequence genome is shown below.
TATCGTTTCTCTTGTTGCACTGCTAGATATCCACACAGAGGCTGTGCAGGCAGCTCTGGCCAGGCATAAGGAGGAGAAGATGGCCCTTCCCATGCCTACTAAGCGGCGATCAGCCTTCGTCCAGTCTCAAGCGGAGAACTGCACTCCTCCTGGTAGGTCCCGCATCACCCACGTGCCTGTTATTTTTATGGTGGCACCTTGAATAAGCAGCCCAACAAAATTGTAATGTTGCATCTCAAATATATGTAACATTCTGTTATATTCCTGTAGCATTTTTGTGCTTTCTAAtcatatgtgcatgtgtgttcagATACGTCGTCTGCGTCGGAGGACGAGGGCTCGCTCCGCAGGCGTCAGGCCGCTATCAGCGCGATGTTGGCTCAAAACCTCCAGAGTCCCGATTGCTGGATCAACCGCTCCATTCAGGGCTCCTCCACGTCCTCCTCTGCCTCCTCCACTCTCTCCCACGGAGACAGCAAAACCCACAGCCAGGGGCAGACCAGCGTGCTCGCCGACGTGCTGGCACACACCCGCATTGGTATGCAATGagtcacacacacgcatattTAGATTGcgaatcatatactgtataataggTTTTCTTTCGGTTGTTGTTTTAGGCTTACGTTCACATGATCCGGTTAGGGTGAATCAAAGAAACAATAAATCCTAATATCCGCTGTTagtcaacatttaaaatgacatgtcatGGCTAATACAGAGCGTGTGATGAGCTGCATGTGCATGAATTGTGTTGTGCTCTCACTGCAGAGAGCAGCAACGTACCTCCTGATGTCACGTCCTCCGTGCCTCAAGAGAGGAACTCGAGAGTAGACCTGGCGCCAAACAGCGCAGTGAGGGGCATGAGTCGCGGCCAGGGTCGCTCCAGTATGATGGACACTGCCGGCGGTAAACGCAACATCACACACAGCACTTCAGAGTTCAACACAGCCTGGGTTTTAAATTTCAAACTAGCATTTAATACATTTGAAATCAACTAGCTTTGCGAGATTTTATTTGAGGCATATTTTGTTGATTTGTCCTATTCAGTTTCATCATTTCCTTGGACAATTGAAATTTATGTACTGCTAAGAGATTGTAAATTGAAAGTGCTGATTATGTGGTTCTACTAAcgctttaatgttttgctttctCTTCACTCGTGGTCTGGTGGCATCTGTAGGTAAAGGTAGGGGGTGCATGAGGTATTAGTGCAGTGTAGTGACACCCAGTGGTTTTGTCCTCCCAACCTGATCCTGTTTGTGTTGTGACCCTTCTTAGTCACTATATTAGATACTGaatacaaaattcagtgtctctgTCTCGTGGTGTCCTTTGATCATCTCATATCAATGTGAATGTCTGTGTTAACAGGTGTTCCAGTGCACAGTCGAGTCTCCACTAAAATCCAACAGCTGCTCAACACGTTAAAGAGACCCAAGCGACCTCCGCTCAGCGAGTTCTTTGTGGACGACACGGAAGAGATAGTGGAAGGTATGAGGCTAAAAAAGGCTACTTGGTGTCAtgtatttacaatttttttcgttttttttttaatttattattgtttataggtttttgttttattctgtaaactactaacaatattttccccaaatttcacttaaaatatggtttctgtttgcattaataaaaaccagagaaagaggttaaaaaaaacagagaagATTTCCCGGAActtaaatactgcaaataaaacacGTTCATATacacttttaagcaaaacaacacaatatttgtacatgcatttaggaaaagtacattttcatcacagttttcatgtgtcttgtcatgctgtcaggctttcacattgctgttggatgactttgtcactcctgaggtttgattttgttgaaattcaactgacactgaactggaatggccacaatacatctagaaatgctgatttgaaatgaaaatttacagtggtctcttaaatttttccacggctgtatgtgtatttaaaatatgtattttaagtaATGTATTTTCCACCTGCAGTTCCACAGCCAGATCCCAATACACCCAAGCCGGAGGGCAGGCAGATTATTCCAGTGAAGGGGGAGCCGTTGGGTGTGGTCAGTAACTGGCCCCCGGCCCTGCAGGCAGCACTGGCTCGATGGGGAGCCACACAGGCCAAAAGCCCCGCCCTTACTACCTTAGACATCACTGGCAAACCACTCTACACTCTCACTTATGGTCAGATGTCACTCACATGTCAGATGCTGTTTTACCTTCAAATACTGAATCTGTACCATTTCTCATCATTTTGTCCTGTGCTTTATACTGTAGGTAAACTATGGAGCCGCAGTCTGAAGTTAGCGTACACGCTGTTAAACAAACTGGGCACCAAAAGTGAACCGGTGCTAAAACCTGGAGACAGAGTACGACTTTTCAGTACATTCTGTAGAAGTATACCGCACAATAATAGGCAGCTGTCACTAAGATTAAGATCATGTCTAATTTTCCTTAATAGGTGGCATTAGTGTATCCCAACAGTGACCCGGGAATGTTCTGGGTGGCCTTTTACGGATGTCTCCTCGCTGAGGTCATTCCTGTCCCTATTGAGGTGCCGTTATCTCCGAAGGTACGGGAGAACTTGATGCGtgagcataaatgtaaaaatcagcttgtttacattttgttcaCTGATTACAGTTTATGTTCATGTACATTTTAGGATGCAGGAAGTCAACAGATCGGCTTCCTGTTGGGCAGCTGTTGTGTGGCGCTTGCTCTCACCAGTGAAGTGTGTCTTAAAGGACTGCCAAAGACCCCTAATGGAGAAATAGTGCAATATAAAGGTTAATTCCCATTTCCTGCCATTGTGCTCTCTATTTTAACCATAGTTGAGCAGTTTAATGGACATCAGCTTGTTGTGTGCTTTCTTACAGGATGGCCTAGGCTCAAGTGGGTGGTGACTGATACCAAGTATCTTACCAAGCCATCTAAAGACTGGCAGCCACACATACCAACAGCAAACACTGATACTGCTTACATAGAGGTGATTGATTGCAAGAgagtgtttgtttatatatatatataaatagatagatagatagagagagagagagagagagagagagagagaataggataggataggataggataggataggataggataggataggataggataggataggcTGTCtatatattagggatgcaccgataggaTTTTTTTGGCCGATACcgattttaacaaacaactatCATCCGATACCGATATTGGTCAATTGCATAGTTCTTTACAATACTAGTTAGtttttttctgcattaaattaattttactgaacatgaattggatccatttaacattttaagctAGGCAAAGTTAGgataaaaatacaattagacaacatgacaatcttcaaaggtgatttttgCTATCCAATTTTTCTTTTACCAACAACATTAACTCGTACCATCGCTATCGGCCTTTTTCATGCTATTGCCGATATGCCGATGGTGTTTAATTAATCCAATATCGGTGGCCGGTACaacatcggtgcatccctactataCATGTATGGAATGTAGAAACTTTCTTGTTATCTCTCTGATtccgtgttgtgtgtgttctcaGTACAAGGCCTCTAAGGAGGGTACGGTGATGGGCGTGGCTGTGTCTAAGATCTCCATGCTAACACACTGTCAGGCTCTGACGCAGGCCTGTAATTACTGTGAAGGTGAGCGCTTCATTACTATTGCAACTGTAGGACAAATATTCCTTTTATCCCAAACGTACAACACTGAGGGATTCTTAAAGCTTCCAGATTGACCTTAAAGTGCCAGAGAAATGGCTTAATGGGCACATGCAGGCAAGACGAGTCAAACTTTTGGTCCGTTTTTCTGGAAAAGACCGGATTCTATAATGCATATACTGATGACCTTTAGCTGCAAGAAAACTTGAGCTAAATAGATCcacttttatttgtaaaattgttgtgtttgtatttctttatttttcttagGAGAAACACTGGTTAATGTCCTCGATTTCAAGAAAGACTCTGGCTTGTGGCATGGAGTGCTCGCGGTACGTCTTTCAATGTTTTGGCTCTGTGGATTCATAGTCTCACACCTGAGTTATTTCCACTCGTCTTGGGGTTGTAAAtcctgtgtttgtttttgcattttcacAGAGTGTCATGAGCAGAATCCACACTATCTGTGTGCCATACTCCGTCATGAAGGCATGTCCACTGTCCTGGGTGCAGAGGGTTCATGCTCATAAAGGTAAAGACATCCTCTGACTGATGGTCACTAATGTTGATATAAAAGTCATGATATCATCAAAACATAAACTGCCTGATGTGCTTTGTGGaagtgtaatgtgtgtgtgtgtgtttacagctCGTGTGGCCCTGGTGAAATGTAGGGACCTGCACTGGGCCATGATGGCTCGCAGAGATCAGAAGGACACCAATCTGTCCTCTTTGCGCATGCTGATCGTAGCTGATGGAGCTAATCCTTGTAAGTAAACaagcagaataaaataaatgagttgTTAAGCGAAGCCGATAAAAAATGAAGATTgatacaaaagtaaaaatgggcttggtcatatactgtatactttttTAATGCATTGATTATTTTGTGAATTATATCTTTTTTAAAGGCACATTTCTGTTTCAGGGTCAGTGTCTTCATGTGACGCATTTCTCAACGTGTTCCAGTCTCATGGCCTCAAGCCAGAGGTGATCTGCCCATGTGCTTCCTCCCCTGAGGGTATGACCGTGGCTATCCGCAGGTACCTGCTTTATTCATCTAAACAGGAAGTTCCCATCATGAATGAACCCTTATGGCTATATAGATATACTCttacctttctttctttctttctttctttctttctttctctctctctctctcgctttctctctgtttctgtgtatctgtgtgtgtttaggccTGGTGCTCAAGGAGCTCCACTCCCAGCCAGAGCCATTCTGTCCATGGCAGGACTTAGTCACGGGGTGATCCGGGTCAACACTGAGGATAAAAACTCTGCTCTTACCGTTCAAGATGTGGGTCATGTCATCCCTGGAGGTGAGAATCTGTGCCAACATTTTGCTGTAGATCATGTGTGCATGCTGTGTAGATTCAACTACcaccataaaacaaaaaagaagtgtcaaatatgttttttaaattcatttttctgTTCGAGGCATCTAATGACCCTGCGTTAAAAACACTGTCTTGTCCCTCTGTTCCACAGATCTGATGTGTATTGTGAAGCCTGAGGGGCCGGCAATGCTCTGTAAGACAGATGAGATCGGAGAGATAATGTTAAACTCACGAGCCGGAGGAACCATGTACTACGGCCTGCCCGGGGTGACCAAGAACACGTTTGAGGTACGGGACTGAAACTAAAAAATAGCTTTCTTCTGAGCAATGAACGGTACAAATTCATTGATCTGAATGCTCATTGGCTGCAGGTAATCCCTGTAAACTCAGGTGGCACCCCTATAGGAGATGTTCCATTCACGCGAACCGGATTGTTGGGATTTGTGGGTCCGGTAAGTAGAAATCATCAGCGTTTATAAATGAAAGAACACATCGTGCTTTCTGTTTGTACACAAGCATATAACTTCCTGGTCTTTTGGCCCGCAGGGAAGTCTGGTGTTTGTGGTCGGGAAGATAGAGGGTGTGCTCTCAGTCAGTGGACGCAGACACAATGCAGACGACCTGGTGGCCACAGCGCTGGCGGTAGAGCCAGTTAAAACCGTTTACAGAGGAAGGTACGAATTACAACCTAAATTGTCAATTAAAATACGAATCTTAATGGAGAGCTCGTGACTGCTTGATTTAACGCTGAGGAACAAAATCTATTATAAGTCAGGCTGCAAATTCTGTACCCATGACCCTGACACTCTGTGTCATCCATTCAGAATCGCTGTGTTCTCCGTCACCGTGTTTTATGATGAGCGAATCGTGATTGTGGCCGAGCAGAGGCCTGATGCCAGCGAGGAAGACAGTTTCCAATGGATGAGCAGAGTCTTACAGGTAATACACAATGCTACCCACAATCCTCAGATCCGTTATATCCAGAGCGGGCCTCTGTTAACCTCAGACTGATTTAGTGTACTCTAAAGTGGCTCATTCTGTTTACTCAAAAGTAGGACATTGAAGATAATGGACCTGAGCTGACAGGCTTAAAGTAATGAGGCAGATACCCATAACACATGGGCAATatcaaatgttgttttgttcatCTTGACCCTGTATTCAGGGCCACAGCTGTCAGAACTCAGTATGTGTTGTCTTCTTCTCTCACAGGCGATAGACGGTATCCATCAGGTGGGCTTGTACTGCTTGGCGCTGGTGCCTGCCAACAGGTTACCCAAAACTCCTCTGGGTGGCATTCACGTGTCTGAGACCAAGCAGCACTTCCTGGAGGGATCGCTGCACCCATGTAACATTCTGATGTGCCCTCATACGTGCGTGACCAACCTTCCGAAACCAAGACAAAAGCAACCAGGTACATCTGATTTGTATCTGCCCACCCAAAATTGTTTTGGGTTGCTTATTCAttctttattacattttatacttGTAAAAAAGCACTTTTAGCCACCCTTTGTTTTTCAAaagattttgaaaaaatgtactACAACCAAGTCATTAAGGTATTGCGTGTCCATCTATTCTTGGCTGCTTTTTCTTTCTCATATGGGTCTAAGTCAttcattgtaaataaaatgttggttttatattgaaaaaaaataagtGTTATGTTAAACACAATAGCCTTACATCACAATACGTgagacaaaaatacatcaggATTAAAGGGACAAAAAAGTCTGTGTGTCATGTAAACAAAGGATCAGCTAATGGCCTCTGTGGTTGCCTGAAATGTGACTTCTTATCTCAAAGCCCATCGCACTTATGTTTACAGTAGGAGTGGGTCCAGCCTCCATTATGGTGGGCAACCTCGTGGCAGGAAAGAGGATTGCACAGGCTTCTGGGAGGGACCTTGGGCTCTTGGATGACCAAGAACAATCCAggaaggtgagcaaatgatttgagatatgaaaaacaacaacagtatGGTTGTTTTCAGGGCAATCTCACTGAGTTTTGCTTTTTAGCAAAGGTCCTAATGTGTTGTTGCTGGCGACAGTCACACCAAAATTATCAGTTTGATTCCCCACAAATTCacgaactgaaaataaacattcaCTGTAAGTCGCTGTGGATAAAAACATCCATcaacacataaatgtaaatctgaaaGTCTCAAACCATGTGGCAGCattgaaatgcaatttgtcATGTCCGTAATGGCAATCTTGacctgttttgtgtgtgcatgcagaTATGCAATTACTGTAATAACTACAATTATGGAGTTTATAACCATAACTGTTATAGTATAATACAAAGCAAATATATAAGGGACTAATGACTATAATTACAGTTGTGTGATAATGCTCACTAAAAATGCTGTATAATTCTTATGTAACATCAAGCCTGGTCACCTATAAACCGTTCTGGGTGTCCAGCATCAGAACTGAGGTCATTCATTCCGTCTCGGCACAGATAGTGTTTAAAGGAATTGAGGTTGAATAGCGTTTCTCCTCTAAGCTTGTTCTCTGGtctgtctctctatctctctctctctgtcttgtgCGGGGGGCCGTAGCTCTGTGTGTGGCCCACTAACATGGTAAGACTGAATGCCAACAGCAGCCCTGCTATCTGTGTGTACGCTGAGCTTTCAATCCCCTTTGCAGCCTCCGTGTCAACAACACCCTCCTTGCAGGGCAAAACAAATATAAAGTGATGGATTTGTCTTAAGGGAGCATCTTTTACCTTACTGTTTGGTGCGCAGATTAATGGCAGTATGGAACATAAGGACTTCTTAAGTTCTTAATAACCCTTACAAAGATAAAGTCCCTAGTAAACATGCATTCTCCTCTGCTGCATGGTGTGGTCACTATTGCCCGCTCTCTGCATGAGTGACTTTTTGCATTAGAACTGCTGTGTATGTAAACCTAAAATTATAGTCTTGGTTTTTTTATGCTTTagtgtcatgttttatttgtagGCTTTTTTACTGTGGTTTACTGAAACGGGTTGACTTgcaaaaagtatttggacacttatTTCACACATAACAAGATATCTTTAGGCCAACATTTCactgaaagaatttttattataaaaagtcATTGAAAACAATAAGTATAGCTCATTATTTCTAAACAAAATTCACGTTTTTAAGTGTGACCTAAATGTCCAAATTTGGGGCTACTGTATGTACAGCCTTGTAAAAAATTAAGATACAATTccattttatcatttaatcagcatttctaaatgtattgtggtcattccagtccagtgaccgttgaatttcaacaaaatcaaacctcaggagtgacataaagtcatccaacagcaatgtgaaagactgacagcataacaagacgcatgaaaactgtgataaaaatcgaggttatgacataaaaaattgcttaaaagtgaatatgaacttggtctctgaaaaataaaaaaaaatacagatgatcttttctgctattttgacccgtttctccagttttcattttctgcaaataaatgcaaataaaaacaatattttgaaataaagatATATTAGATATATAatagaaatttggaagaaatattgttagtagttcacagaattacaCAAAAATCATCATCGTACCAAAAATCAatcctataaatagtaaattcagaaaaactcgATTGCTTAATTTTCTCTGCGGCTGTATTTCTGAggttagatttattttatactgtataggTTTTTAGAGGCTTGTATGGCTGAGATCTATATActaagatgtgtgtgtgtgtgtgtgtgtgtgtgtgtttgtgtcttatAGCATCAGTTCCTGTCTGAGGCCCTGCAGTGGAGAGCACAGACTGATCCTGATCATGTCCTCTACATGCTGCTGAATGCAAAGGTGACACACATACAACTACTAATATGAATGAATTCTTGGTGACCTTTCACTACTGACACTGACATATCTTGCTTGGCCTTTAGGGGGTAGCAGTGAGCACGGCCACATGCTCTCAGCTGCACAAGCGAGCTGAGAAGATCACTGCAGCTTTGTTGGAAAGAGGGGGAGTTAACACTGGAGACAATGTAGCGCTGCTTTATCCACCCGGTAATGATGTCCACcagatgttttaaaaacagcaaCTTCAATAAATGCTAGTTGCGTATCTCTCAGTAGCTCAACGTTGAGTGACATCTGCCCTTCTTTCCTACAGGCATTGATCTAATAGCCTCTTTCTATGGCTGTCTGTATGCCGGCTGTATTCCGGTCACCGTTAGGCCACCTCACCCACAGAACCTCGCTGCCACTCTGCCCACTGTCCGAATGATCATAGATGTGAGT
Proteins encoded:
- the dip2ba gene encoding disco-interacting protein 2 homolog B-A isoform X4 is translated as MADRGVDLAALPKEVREQLAELELEVSEGDVTQKGYEKKRAKLLAPYVPHTQNVDVSIKLTPGLSSDPRPNAVPIAAPRQHRAHRSGGARDDRYRSDIHTEAVQAALARHKEEKMALPMPTKRRSAFVQSQAENCTPPDTSSASEDEGSLRRRQAAISAMLAQNLQSPDCWINRSIQGSSTSSSASSTLSHGDSKTHSQGQTSVLADVLAHTRIESSNVPPDVTSSVPQERNSRVDLAPNSAVRGMSRGQGRSSMMDTAGGVPVHSRVSTKIQQLLNTLKRPKRPPLSEFFVDDTEEIVEVPQPDPNTPKPEGRQIIPVKGEPLGVVSNWPPALQAALARWGATQAKSPALTTLDITGKPLYTLTYGKLWSRSLKLAYTLLNKLGTKSEPVLKPGDRVALVYPNSDPGMFWVAFYGCLLAEVIPVPIEVPLSPKDAGSQQIGFLLGSCCVALALTSEVCLKGLPKTPNGEIVQYKGWPRLKWVVTDTKYLTKPSKDWQPHIPTANTDTAYIEYKASKEGTVMGVAVSKISMLTHCQALTQACNYCEGETLVNVLDFKKDSGLWHGVLASVMSRIHTICVPYSVMKACPLSWVQRVHAHKARVALVKCRDLHWAMMARRDQKDTNLSSLRMLIVADGANPWSVSSCDAFLNVFQSHGLKPEVICPCASSPEGMTVAIRRPGAQGAPLPARAILSMAGLSHGVIRVNTEDKNSALTVQDVGHVIPGDLMCIVKPEGPAMLCKTDEIGEIMLNSRAGGTMYYGLPGVTKNTFEVIPVNSGGTPIGDVPFTRTGLLGFVGPGSLVFVVGKIEGVLSVSGRRHNADDLVATALAVEPVKTVYRGRIAVFSVTVFYDERIVIVAEQRPDASEEDSFQWMSRVLQAIDGIHQVGLYCLALVPANRLPKTPLGGIHVSETKQHFLEGSLHPCNILMCPHTCVTNLPKPRQKQPGVGPASIMVGNLVAGKRIAQASGRDLGLLDDQEQSRKHQFLSEALQWRAQTDPDHVLYMLLNAKGVAVSTATCSQLHKRAEKITAALLERGGVNTGDNVALLYPPGIDLIASFYGCLYAGCIPVTVRPPHPQNLAATLPTVRMIIDVSKAACILTTQMLMKTLRSKEAAASVNVKTWPNIIDTDDLPRKRPPHIYKPPTPEMLAYLDFSVSTTGMLTGVKISHSAVSAICRSIKLQCELYSSRQIAICMDPYCGLGFVLWCLSSVHSGHQSILIPPMELETSLPLWLSTLSHYKIRDTFCSYSVMEVCTKGLGTQTEALKARGVNLSCVRSCVVIAEERPRLALTQSFSKLFKDLGLSPRAVSTAFGARVNLAICLQGTAGPDPSTVYVDMKSLRHDRVRLVERGAPQSLPLMESGTMLPGVRVIIVNPEAKGPLGDSHLGEIWVNSPHNASGYYTIYGEESLQADHFNTRLSFGETGTLWARTGYLGFVRRTELLDASGDRHDALFVVGSLDETLELRGLRYHPIDIETSVSRAHRSIAESAVFTWTNLLVVVVELSGSEQEALDLVPLVTNVVLKEHHLIVGVVVIVDSGVIPINSRGEKQRMHLRDSFLADQLDPIYVAYNM
- the dip2ba gene encoding disco-interacting protein 2 homolog B-A isoform X1: MADRGVDLAALPKEVREQLAELELEVSEGDVTQKGYEKKRAKLLAPYVPHTQNVDVSIKLTPGLSSDPRPNAVPIAAPRQHRAHRSGGARDDRYRSDIHTEAVQAALARHKEEKMALPMPTKRRSAFVQSQAENCTPPDTSSASEDEGSLRRRQAAISAMLAQNLQSPDCWINRSIQGSSTSSSASSTLSHGDSKTHSQGQTSVLADVLAHTRIESSNVPPDVTSSVPQERNSRVDLAPNSAVRGMSRGQGRSSMMDTAGGVPVHSRVSTKIQQLLNTLKRPKRPPLSEFFVDDTEEIVEVPQPDPNTPKPEGRQIIPVKGEPLGVVSNWPPALQAALARWGATQAKSPALTTLDITGKPLYTLTYGKLWSRSLKLAYTLLNKLGTKSEPVLKPGDRVALVYPNSDPGMFWVAFYGCLLAEVIPVPIEVPLSPKDAGSQQIGFLLGSCCVALALTSEVCLKGLPKTPNGEIVQYKGWPRLKWVVTDTKYLTKPSKDWQPHIPTANTDTAYIEYKASKEGTVMGVAVSKISMLTHCQALTQACNYCEGETLVNVLDFKKDSGLWHGVLASVMSRIHTICVPYSVMKACPLSWVQRVHAHKARVALVKCRDLHWAMMARRDQKDTNLSSLRMLIVADGANPWSVSSCDAFLNVFQSHGLKPEVICPCASSPEGMTVAIRRPGAQGAPLPARAILSMAGLSHGVIRVNTEDKNSALTVQDVGHVIPGDLMCIVKPEGPAMLCKTDEIGEIMLNSRAGGTMYYGLPGVTKNTFEVIPVNSGGTPIGDVPFTRTGLLGFVGPGSLVFVVGKIEGVLSVSGRRHNADDLVATALAVEPVKTVYRGRIAVFSVTVFYDERIVIVAEQRPDASEEDSFQWMSRVLQAIDGIHQVGLYCLALVPANRLPKTPLGGIHVSETKQHFLEGSLHPCNILMCPHTCVTNLPKPRQKQPVGVGPASIMVGNLVAGKRIAQASGRDLGLLDDQEQSRKLCVWPTNMHQFLSEALQWRAQTDPDHVLYMLLNAKGVAVSTATCSQLHKRAEKITAALLERGGVNTGDNVALLYPPGIDLIASFYGCLYAGCIPVTVRPPHPQNLAATLPTVRMIIDVSKAACILTTQMLMKTLRSKEAAASVNVKTWPNIIDTDDLPRKRPPHIYKPPTPEMLAYLDFSVSTTGMLTGVKISHSAVSAICRSIKLQCELYSSRQIAICMDPYCGLGFVLWCLSSVHSGHQSILIPPMELETSLPLWLSTLSHYKIRDTFCSYSVMEVCTKGLGTQTEALKARGVNLSCVRSCVVIAEERPRLALTQSFSKLFKDLGLSPRAVSTAFGARVNLAICLQGTAGPDPSTVYVDMKSLRHDRVRLVERGAPQSLPLMESGTMLPGVRVIIVNPEAKGPLGDSHLGEIWVNSPHNASGYYTIYGEESLQADHFNTRLSFGETGTLWARTGYLGFVRRTELLDASGDRHDALFVVGSLDETLELRGLRYHPIDIETSVSRAHRSIAESAVFTWTNLLVVVVELSGSEQEALDLVPLVTNVVLKEHHLIVGVVVIVDSGVIPINSRGEKQRMHLRDSFLADQLDPIYVAYNM
- the dip2ba gene encoding disco-interacting protein 2 homolog B-A isoform X2; the protein is MADRGVDLAALPKEVREQLAELELEVSEGDVTQKGYEKKRAKLLAPYVPHTQNVDVSIKLTPGLSSDPRPNAVPIAAPRQHRAHRSGGARDDRYRSDIHTEAVQAALARHKEEKMALPMPTKRRSAFVQSQAENCTPPDTSSASEDEGSLRRRQAAISAMLAQNLQSPDCWINRSIQGSSTSSSASSTLSHGDSKTHSQGQTSVLADVLAHTRIESSNVPPDVTSSVPQERNSRVDLAPNSAVRGMSRGQGRSSMMDTAGGVPVHSRVSTKIQQLLNTLKRPKRPPLSEFFVDDTEEIVEVPQPDPNTPKPEGRQIIPVKGEPLGVVSNWPPALQAALARWGATQAKSPALTTLDITGKPLYTLTYGKLWSRSLKLAYTLLNKLGTKSEPVLKPGDRVALVYPNSDPGMFWVAFYGCLLAEVIPVPIEVPLSPKDAGSQQIGFLLGSCCVALALTSEVCLKGLPKTPNGEIVQYKGWPRLKWVVTDTKYLTKPSKDWQPHIPTANTDTAYIEYKASKEGTVMGVAVSKISMLTHCQALTQACNYCEGETLVNVLDFKKDSGLWHGVLASVMSRIHTICVPYSVMKACPLSWVQRVHAHKARVALVKCRDLHWAMMARRDQKDTNLSSLRMLIVADGANPWSVSSCDAFLNVFQSHGLKPEVICPCASSPEGMTVAIRRPGAQGAPLPARAILSMAGLSHGVIRVNTEDKNSALTVQDVGHVIPGDLMCIVKPEGPAMLCKTDEIGEIMLNSRAGGTMYYGLPGVTKNTFEVIPVNSGGTPIGDVPFTRTGLLGFVGPGSLVFVVGKIEGVLSVSGRRHNADDLVATALAVEPVKTVYRGRIAVFSVTVFYDERIVIVAEQRPDASEEDSFQWMSRVLQAIDGIHQVGLYCLALVPANRLPKTPLGGIHVSETKQHFLEGSLHPCNILMCPHTCVTNLPKPRQKQPGVGPASIMVGNLVAGKRIAQASGRDLGLLDDQEQSRKLCVWPTNMHQFLSEALQWRAQTDPDHVLYMLLNAKGVAVSTATCSQLHKRAEKITAALLERGGVNTGDNVALLYPPGIDLIASFYGCLYAGCIPVTVRPPHPQNLAATLPTVRMIIDVSKAACILTTQMLMKTLRSKEAAASVNVKTWPNIIDTDDLPRKRPPHIYKPPTPEMLAYLDFSVSTTGMLTGVKISHSAVSAICRSIKLQCELYSSRQIAICMDPYCGLGFVLWCLSSVHSGHQSILIPPMELETSLPLWLSTLSHYKIRDTFCSYSVMEVCTKGLGTQTEALKARGVNLSCVRSCVVIAEERPRLALTQSFSKLFKDLGLSPRAVSTAFGARVNLAICLQGTAGPDPSTVYVDMKSLRHDRVRLVERGAPQSLPLMESGTMLPGVRVIIVNPEAKGPLGDSHLGEIWVNSPHNASGYYTIYGEESLQADHFNTRLSFGETGTLWARTGYLGFVRRTELLDASGDRHDALFVVGSLDETLELRGLRYHPIDIETSVSRAHRSIAESAVFTWTNLLVVVVELSGSEQEALDLVPLVTNVVLKEHHLIVGVVVIVDSGVIPINSRGEKQRMHLRDSFLADQLDPIYVAYNM